A genomic region of Bombus pyrosoma isolate SC7728 linkage group LG6, ASM1482585v1, whole genome shotgun sequence contains the following coding sequences:
- the LOC122568515 gene encoding ankyrin repeat and BTB/POZ domain-containing protein BTBD11 isoform X4 → MVHMVAERDTDSVAPTPTPQHPHHSQHYHLSLHEIRALQRRPECTGNSSSDENRSSGHASMSDTGGHTSSSSPPHRHHRAHSPQQLNSVPEDDRLSASVTQRNGRNRSGQNRNRHRATPAKLQVPWSGSGLEDIKLAIQQLTMRSHKSSSTYSSLSGSESSEPAVRRLMRHSSLETINTNVTSADEFVWVDSHNRLVELQQLPWTHHDVLRVLQNGRTREHMEQVSMETIPRLSYLLQRALVRIGRETQRLAKPVGLCSKHEVYSAFKIVLCPALADSCTKACLRAAAMFAVSGDQLKQSKASRSGLQLPVGRFLRWMSDVRLGRMIHEYAAIYLTAGIENLLEEILLQCIPTDPHTTLTATMLEHAIANSGDLWGLLQPYAHLNAGRTASGALAMPRWASISSLNSSSSSRSGRDAAGSALEPSLLTTCVGSMSELVDLISKVAQAGRSPIPLTTKALNALFYYMRCSQLEHGERGSGIQELAYERAYVVLPPLVEWLRVATAHAEHRHGLVVDQDDINQAARLLLPGVDCPVRPICFEEVSVCSKRIDDSEYIRLLTMDMAFKMLTSGRADLIAQAMPLLPSTKINTVNDNGFTALMIACINSDETAVLALLDAGADLNIESPPPSTGQSANTPSKTPAALNVSNARNPMTSSAVMTPGKNVQSSNSSSSSPSASSNVSNSTFCNQSGFNAETQHWTALTYTALLGHCNIARILLERGAAVEGGAKLSEDKSTVTPLQAATASGNYEMVALLLAHGAQPFLSTLIKDSFSYSGSAQRGCYSAISVATAHGQRSCLHQLLSHPLNFSAKRGEKEVLSLEEILAEGSAGTSPQQQTVDGRGNRREGKEPVFNKVQTKALQEAMYHSAESNHLDITMELRGLKVGWTLHCWMHSLATAHEIRLDSVIDQLLQDFLQVCPDDYSTQFVQECLPLLFNIFRYSKKEGTTLLLADIFCTCFGWEPIKPIRDTTLSSGSRIDPKFVNNPELSDVQFRVEGRVFYGHKIVLVTSSPRFRNMLSSKLCEGNPPIVQINDIRYHIFQMVMEFLYHGGCATLEVNQSDVLELMAAANFFQLDGLLRYCEAQCSSMVDLDNIVSMYIHAKVYNATQLLEYCQGFLLQNMVALLTYDDSVKRLLFAKKLPNHDVLAGLLLTLQARIKARRSQQQNKIKA, encoded by the exons ATGGTTCACATGGTGGCGGAAAGGGACACGGACAGCGTTGCTCCAACGCCAACGCCTCAACATCCCCATCACTCTCAACATTACCATCTTAGTTTACATGAAATTCGCGCGCTTCAG AGGCGACCAGAATGTACCGGTAATAGTTCATCAGATGAAAATCGATCGTCAGGACATGCAAGCATGTCGGACACAGGTGGCCACACGAGTAGCAGTTCACCACCGCATCGTCATCATAGGGCACACAGTCCACAGCAGCTGAACTCTGTGCCAGAAGACGATCGTTTATCGGCCTCGGTTACTCAGAGAAATGGCAGGAATAGATCTGGACAGAATCGTAACAGACACAGAGCTACACCCGCTAAG TTACAGGTCCCATGGTCAGGTTCTGGCTTAGAAGATATCAAACTAGCAATTCAGCAACTTACTATGCGTTCCCATAAATCGTCTTCCACCTACTCCTCCTTGAGCGGATCCGAGAGTTCAGAACCAGCTGTAAGGAGACTGATGAGGCACTCTAGCTTAGAAACCATAAATACCAACGTAACCAGTGCTGACGAGTTCGTCTGGGTAGACTCTCATAATCGGCTGGTAGAGTTACAGCAATTACCATGGACGCACCACGACGTCCTTCGCGTGTTGCAAAATGGTCGCACTAGAGAACACATGGAGCAAGTCTCTATGGAAACGATACCGCGTCTCTCTTACCTGCTGCAACGGGCACTGGTTAGAATCGGTCGAGAAACTCAGAGACTGGCTAAACCTGTTGGTCTATGCAGTAAACACGAGGTATACAGCGCATTCAAAATCGTGCTTTGTCCGGCCTTGGCAGATTCTTGTACCAAG GCGTGCTTGCGTGCTGCAGCGATGTTCGCCGTATCTGGCGATCAGTTAAAGCAATCGAAAGCATCTCGATCCGGGCTACAACTACCAGTGGGAAGATTTCTTCGTTGGATGTCTGATGTACGACTAGGAAGAATGATACATGAGTATGCAGCCATATATTTGACCGCTGGAATCGAAAATCTATTGGAAGAAATACTACTACAATGTATACCGACTGATCCCCATACAACATTAACTGCAACCATGTTGGAACATGCTATTGCAAACAGTGGAGATTTATGGGGTCTTCTGCAACCATACGCGCATCTAAATGCTGGTCGAACGGCATcag GTGCACTTGCCATGCCACGTTGGGCCAGTATCAGTTCTCTAAATTCCTCCTCATCATCTCGCAGTGGAAGAGATGCAGCCGGATCGGCGTTAGAACCGTCGCTTTTAACCACCTGCGTAGGATCAATGTCAGAATTGGTAGATTTAATATCGAAAGTAGCTCAAGCAGGACGTTCACCTATACCTTTAACAACCAAGGCATTGAATGCTCTCTTTTATTACATGAGGTGTTCGCAG tTGGAACACGGTGAACGAGGTTCCGGGATACAAGAACTCGCATACGAACGAGCGTACGTCGTACTTCCGCCACTGGTTGAATGGCTAAGAGTTGCGACCGCTCATGCAGAACACAGGCACGGTCTAGTTGTGGATCAAGATGACATTAATCAAGCTGCCAGATTGCTATTGCCCGGAGTAGATTGTCCTGTTAGACCGATATG CTTCGAGGAAGTTTCAGTCTGCTCGAAGCGCATTGACGATTCTGAATACATCCGCCTCCTAACTATGGATATGGCCTTCAAAATGCTAACAAGCGGTCGTGCAGATTTAATAGCTCAAGCCATGCCTCTTTTACCATCGACAAAGATCAACACTGTGAATGATAATGGCTTCACTGCTTTAATGATAGCGTGTATAAACAGTGATGAAACCGCTGTTCTAGCATTGTTAGACGCTGGCGCTGATTTAAACATCGAAAGTCCACCTCCATCCACTGGACAATCAGCGAACACACCTTCCAAGACTCCAGCAGCTCTAAATGTATCAAATGCTAGAAATCCAATGACGTCATCTGCTGTAATGACTCCAGGAAAAAATGTGCAGTCTTCAAATTCGTCTTCCAGTTCACCTAGCGCCTCTAGTAACGTTTCTAATAGTACATTCTGTAATCAGTCTGGATTCAATGCAGAAACGCAACATTGGACTGCTTTAACCTACACAGCGTTGTTAGGACATTGTAATATTGCTAGAATATTGTTGGAGAGAGGTGCAGCTGTTGAAGGTGGGGCTAAATTGAGCGAAGATAAATCTACGGTTACACCATTGCAAGCGGCTACGGCATCTGGCAATTATGAAATGGTTGCACTTCTTTTGGCTCATGGAGCTCAGCCGTTTTTATCTACTTTGATAAAAGATTCATTTTCGTACTCTGGTTCTGCTCAGCGGGGCTGTTATAG TGCAATATCAGTAGCAACAGCTCATGGTCAAAGGAGTTGTCTTCATCAACTGTTGTCTCACCCATTAAACTTCTCTGCTaaacgaggagaaaaagaagtattGTCATTAGAAGAAATTTTGGCAGAAGGTAGTGCCGGTACTAGTCCTCAACAACAAACTGTAGATGGAAGAGGAAATAGAAGAGAAGGCAAAGAGCcagtttttaataaagttcAAACTAAAGCTTTACAAGAAGCAATGTACCATAGTGCTGAAAGCAACCACTTAG ATATCACGATGGAACTTCGTGGATTAAAAGTGGGTTGGACGTTACATTGCTGGATGCATAGTCTTGCAACAGCTCACGAAATAAGATTAGATTCGGTAATAGATCAATTACTTCAAGATTTTCTCCAAGTTTGCCCAGATGACTATTCGACACAATTCGTACAAGAATGTCTCCCATTgttgtttaacatttttagatATAGTAAA aaagaaggaacgaCGCTTCTCCTCGCGGATATTTTCTGTACGTGCTTTGGATGGGAACCAATAAAACCCATTCGAGATACAACACTTTCTAGTGGATCCAGAATAGATCCCAAGTTTGTAAATAATCCAGAATTAAGCGATGTACAATTCAGAGTGGAGGGCAGAGTCTTCTATGGCCATAAAATCGTTTTGGTCACATCGTCGCCGAGATTTAGAAATATGTTAAGTTCAAAACTATGCGAGGGAAATCCTCCTATTGTACAAATTAACGATATTCGATACCACATTTTCCAG atGGTTATGGAATTTCTATACCATGGTGGTTGTGCTACGTTAGAAGTTAATCAAAGTGATGTTCTGGAGTTAATGGCAGCTGCAAACTTTTTCCAATTGGATGGATTACTTAGGTATTGCGAGGCACAATGTTCTTCTATGGTTGATCTCGACAATATCGTTTCTATGTATATTCACGCAAAG GTTTACAACGCCACGCAACTTTTAGAATATTGTCAAGGTTTTTTACTACAAAATATGGTCGCTTTATTAACTTACGATGACTCAGTTAAACGTTTATTGTTCGCTAAGAAACTGCCTAATCACGATGTTCTCGCAGGCCTTCTTCTCACTTTACAAGCAAGAATAAAAGCTAGACGATCTCAGCaacaaaataagataaaagcTTAG
- the LOC122568515 gene encoding ankyrin repeat and BTB/POZ domain-containing protein BTBD11 isoform X3 — MNVERATMDGCGQQPLFLTGTSGSGGISSPQQQTVQTGAPPEHYGGPLSLSICISDSGHEILRPKPRRPAGGSGRELYCPPYSKDFTESSPKNGVHNMVHMVAERDTDSVAPTPTPQHPHHSQHYHLSLHEIRALQRRPECTGNSSSDENRSSGHASMSDTGGHTSSSSPPHRHHRAHSPQQLNSVPEDDRLSASVTQRNGRNRSGQNRNRHRATPAKLQVPWSGSGLEDIKLAIQQLTMRSHKSSSTYSSLSGSESSEPAVRRLMRHSSLETINTNVTSADEFVWVDSHNRLVELQQLPWTHHDVLRVLQNGRTREHMEQVSMETIPRLSYLLQRALVRIGRETQRLAKPVGLCSKHEVYSAFKIVLCPALADSCTKACLRAAAMFAVSGDQLKQSKASRSGLQLPVGRFLRWMSDVRLGRMIHEYAAIYLTAGIENLLEEILLQCIPTDPHTTLTATMLEHAIANSGDLWGLLQPYAHLNAGRTASGALAMPRWASISSLNSSSSSRSGRDAAGSALEPSLLTTCVGSMSELVDLISKVAQAGRSPIPLTTKALNALFYYMRCSQLEHGERGSGIQELAYERAYVVLPPLVEWLRVATAHAEHRHGLVVDQDDINQAARLLLPGVDCPVRPICFEEVSVCSKRIDDSEYIRLLTMDMAFKMLTSGRADLIAQAMPLLPSTKINTVNDNGFTALMIACINSDETAVLALLDAGADLNIESPPPSTGQSANTPSKTPAALNVSNARNPMTSSAVMTPGKNVQSSNSSSSSPSASSNVSNSTFCNQSGFNAETQHWTALTYTALLGHCNIARILLERGAAVEGGAKLSEDKSTVTPLQAATASGNYEMVALLLAHGAQPFLSTLIKDSFSYSGSAQRGCYSAISVATAHGQRSCLHQLLSHPLNFSAKRGEKEVLSLEEILAEGSAGTSPQQQTVDGRGNRREGKEPVFNKVQTKALQEAMYHSAESNHLDITMELRGLKVGWTLHCWMHSLATAHEIRLDSVIDQLLQDFLQVCPDDYSTQFVQECLPLLFNIFRYSKKEGTTLLLADIFCTCFGWEPIKPIRDTTLSSGSRIDPKFVNNPELSDVQFRVEGRVFYGHKIVLVTSSPRFRNMLSSKLCEGNPPIVQINDIRYHIFQMVMEFLYHGGCATLEVNQSDVLELMAAANFFQLDGLLRYCEAQCSSMVDLDNIVSMYIHAKVYNATQLLEYCQGFLLQNMVALLTYDDSVKRLLFAKKLPNHDVLAGLLLTLQARIKARRSQQQNKIKA, encoded by the exons acCGGCCGGTGGCAGTGGACGAGAATTGTACTGTCCTCCATACTCGAAGGACTTCACGGAAAGTTCTCCAAAAAACGGTGTTCATAATATGGTTCACATGGTGGCGGAAAGGGACACGGACAGCGTTGCTCCAACGCCAACGCCTCAACATCCCCATCACTCTCAACATTACCATCTTAGTTTACATGAAATTCGCGCGCTTCAG AGGCGACCAGAATGTACCGGTAATAGTTCATCAGATGAAAATCGATCGTCAGGACATGCAAGCATGTCGGACACAGGTGGCCACACGAGTAGCAGTTCACCACCGCATCGTCATCATAGGGCACACAGTCCACAGCAGCTGAACTCTGTGCCAGAAGACGATCGTTTATCGGCCTCGGTTACTCAGAGAAATGGCAGGAATAGATCTGGACAGAATCGTAACAGACACAGAGCTACACCCGCTAAG TTACAGGTCCCATGGTCAGGTTCTGGCTTAGAAGATATCAAACTAGCAATTCAGCAACTTACTATGCGTTCCCATAAATCGTCTTCCACCTACTCCTCCTTGAGCGGATCCGAGAGTTCAGAACCAGCTGTAAGGAGACTGATGAGGCACTCTAGCTTAGAAACCATAAATACCAACGTAACCAGTGCTGACGAGTTCGTCTGGGTAGACTCTCATAATCGGCTGGTAGAGTTACAGCAATTACCATGGACGCACCACGACGTCCTTCGCGTGTTGCAAAATGGTCGCACTAGAGAACACATGGAGCAAGTCTCTATGGAAACGATACCGCGTCTCTCTTACCTGCTGCAACGGGCACTGGTTAGAATCGGTCGAGAAACTCAGAGACTGGCTAAACCTGTTGGTCTATGCAGTAAACACGAGGTATACAGCGCATTCAAAATCGTGCTTTGTCCGGCCTTGGCAGATTCTTGTACCAAG GCGTGCTTGCGTGCTGCAGCGATGTTCGCCGTATCTGGCGATCAGTTAAAGCAATCGAAAGCATCTCGATCCGGGCTACAACTACCAGTGGGAAGATTTCTTCGTTGGATGTCTGATGTACGACTAGGAAGAATGATACATGAGTATGCAGCCATATATTTGACCGCTGGAATCGAAAATCTATTGGAAGAAATACTACTACAATGTATACCGACTGATCCCCATACAACATTAACTGCAACCATGTTGGAACATGCTATTGCAAACAGTGGAGATTTATGGGGTCTTCTGCAACCATACGCGCATCTAAATGCTGGTCGAACGGCATcag GTGCACTTGCCATGCCACGTTGGGCCAGTATCAGTTCTCTAAATTCCTCCTCATCATCTCGCAGTGGAAGAGATGCAGCCGGATCGGCGTTAGAACCGTCGCTTTTAACCACCTGCGTAGGATCAATGTCAGAATTGGTAGATTTAATATCGAAAGTAGCTCAAGCAGGACGTTCACCTATACCTTTAACAACCAAGGCATTGAATGCTCTCTTTTATTACATGAGGTGTTCGCAG tTGGAACACGGTGAACGAGGTTCCGGGATACAAGAACTCGCATACGAACGAGCGTACGTCGTACTTCCGCCACTGGTTGAATGGCTAAGAGTTGCGACCGCTCATGCAGAACACAGGCACGGTCTAGTTGTGGATCAAGATGACATTAATCAAGCTGCCAGATTGCTATTGCCCGGAGTAGATTGTCCTGTTAGACCGATATG CTTCGAGGAAGTTTCAGTCTGCTCGAAGCGCATTGACGATTCTGAATACATCCGCCTCCTAACTATGGATATGGCCTTCAAAATGCTAACAAGCGGTCGTGCAGATTTAATAGCTCAAGCCATGCCTCTTTTACCATCGACAAAGATCAACACTGTGAATGATAATGGCTTCACTGCTTTAATGATAGCGTGTATAAACAGTGATGAAACCGCTGTTCTAGCATTGTTAGACGCTGGCGCTGATTTAAACATCGAAAGTCCACCTCCATCCACTGGACAATCAGCGAACACACCTTCCAAGACTCCAGCAGCTCTAAATGTATCAAATGCTAGAAATCCAATGACGTCATCTGCTGTAATGACTCCAGGAAAAAATGTGCAGTCTTCAAATTCGTCTTCCAGTTCACCTAGCGCCTCTAGTAACGTTTCTAATAGTACATTCTGTAATCAGTCTGGATTCAATGCAGAAACGCAACATTGGACTGCTTTAACCTACACAGCGTTGTTAGGACATTGTAATATTGCTAGAATATTGTTGGAGAGAGGTGCAGCTGTTGAAGGTGGGGCTAAATTGAGCGAAGATAAATCTACGGTTACACCATTGCAAGCGGCTACGGCATCTGGCAATTATGAAATGGTTGCACTTCTTTTGGCTCATGGAGCTCAGCCGTTTTTATCTACTTTGATAAAAGATTCATTTTCGTACTCTGGTTCTGCTCAGCGGGGCTGTTATAG TGCAATATCAGTAGCAACAGCTCATGGTCAAAGGAGTTGTCTTCATCAACTGTTGTCTCACCCATTAAACTTCTCTGCTaaacgaggagaaaaagaagtattGTCATTAGAAGAAATTTTGGCAGAAGGTAGTGCCGGTACTAGTCCTCAACAACAAACTGTAGATGGAAGAGGAAATAGAAGAGAAGGCAAAGAGCcagtttttaataaagttcAAACTAAAGCTTTACAAGAAGCAATGTACCATAGTGCTGAAAGCAACCACTTAG ATATCACGATGGAACTTCGTGGATTAAAAGTGGGTTGGACGTTACATTGCTGGATGCATAGTCTTGCAACAGCTCACGAAATAAGATTAGATTCGGTAATAGATCAATTACTTCAAGATTTTCTCCAAGTTTGCCCAGATGACTATTCGACACAATTCGTACAAGAATGTCTCCCATTgttgtttaacatttttagatATAGTAAA aaagaaggaacgaCGCTTCTCCTCGCGGATATTTTCTGTACGTGCTTTGGATGGGAACCAATAAAACCCATTCGAGATACAACACTTTCTAGTGGATCCAGAATAGATCCCAAGTTTGTAAATAATCCAGAATTAAGCGATGTACAATTCAGAGTGGAGGGCAGAGTCTTCTATGGCCATAAAATCGTTTTGGTCACATCGTCGCCGAGATTTAGAAATATGTTAAGTTCAAAACTATGCGAGGGAAATCCTCCTATTGTACAAATTAACGATATTCGATACCACATTTTCCAG atGGTTATGGAATTTCTATACCATGGTGGTTGTGCTACGTTAGAAGTTAATCAAAGTGATGTTCTGGAGTTAATGGCAGCTGCAAACTTTTTCCAATTGGATGGATTACTTAGGTATTGCGAGGCACAATGTTCTTCTATGGTTGATCTCGACAATATCGTTTCTATGTATATTCACGCAAAG GTTTACAACGCCACGCAACTTTTAGAATATTGTCAAGGTTTTTTACTACAAAATATGGTCGCTTTATTAACTTACGATGACTCAGTTAAACGTTTATTGTTCGCTAAGAAACTGCCTAATCACGATGTTCTCGCAGGCCTTCTTCTCACTTTACAAGCAAGAATAAAAGCTAGACGATCTCAGCaacaaaataagataaaagcTTAG